DNA from Solenopsis invicta isolate M01_SB chromosome 4, UNIL_Sinv_3.0, whole genome shotgun sequence:
AAATTTATGCGCGCAGAAATCGTACCTTTCAACGTGAAACATCGATTATGACTGCATATTGAATGTGATGacgatatattaatattaatgatatcaaATATCGAATATTAATTGCATGTAACATCAACAATTTTGATAATCCTTTATGACGGGGCcacgaatatattttattactattaataggATAGTGCGTTAATGTCGGCAACTAATAGTACTGCCGATATTAATACAAGCGCAGCTAGTAATTATCATCCAGTTAGTGGAAACTACTGTGCTGATACTCGGAGGAGTTGTCGCGAGCAATTGGAAATGCTCTAACTTGAACTTGAAGGCAGCATCGTGACGTTTCCAAGATAAATTTAACATCGAGCACCAGCGcgtcgagagaaaaaaagaattactttGACGAGCGACCGAGTCACTTTCGTTTCGGCAAACGTCAATTAATCAAATTGAGCCAAATTCAGCTGAATCATCCTATAATTATCGtactatttattatatgtatataaatatatatacatattcatatataaagtatatgaaaagtatgcaataaaaaaaagaggttttatgttcaaataaatatatttatcttaacatttctttgatttaaataaatattagctagtgatgaaataatttatttctaaacttaggaaatatttttttttaatcaaggaaataatgttaaaataaatatatatttacttaaacataaaaatttttttcacgatatttaataatgatatttttttctacactAATACATTGAtagaaaagattaatttaaattattatgttattataagtgtcattaaaataatttacgcaaataaatattatttgtctgATAAAATAGTTGTTTGAATGTCAGTCTAAtagcaaatttatttgaatcaagtaATCCTTTCTCTCAGCGTAATTACGGAATGTTCCACACTGATCTTACATAATTAGCTCTCACataatttattacgataatttatataattaatattctcgATAAATTATCCTCTCGCTATATATCTCCATTTAATTatccttaaataaataattttaaatttaattatcctCATCTTCAATTTATTAGGacaaatcattatataaatatcctaataattttaattaagaatattctCGCTCTTTACCACACTGAAAAAGAGAAGTCGAAATATTCAAAAGCAAATATTACTCTTGTGACGTTTTCTTCAATATTCATCAattaacattaaacaaatttgaatGTGATgagaaaatttacatttctgtgaaatatatcttatttttataatatatatttcatttttcttattaatagaTTTAGACTCGATTGCACCAACGTTTGACTTTAAATGAGACTTGAACTGTATCtgtctttttaaattaaataaagccaGACACACATTTAAAACCAAGTCAcgtttaaaatcaaaataacgtTGATGCAATCTGCCCTTATTtgctagaaataaatttttatttcgtcgtttttaaataaaaacttatttaaataaaattttatggaacaACTCCCAGTATACACGCCGCATCGatcgaaaacttaatttatcaagtattatttatgtttaaggaaaataaattacatcAATAAAACCTTGATACTGTTTacctgttataaaaaaattgggaatatttatcttcttatatttttggaaaaaaaaatttaataaaacctCTGCATTTTGCCCACATGTTAAAAGTAATGAATTTTATACactagaaaaaagtgtttttaacttgattaaattttttaacttggttgaatttcttcagtttaagtatttaagtattttaaattaaaaaaaatatatatatatgtagttgaGTTAAATatcatacataaatatttgaactgaaaaaatttaatccagttgaaaaatttagtcaacttttttttctcagtatagcTATTCATAACAATCAAATTGGACAATCAAATTggataaagaatacaagagccaAGCATTTGCATTTTCGTGTACTCCATCCTTTACTATCTCACTACActtatgtatcataaaataatccGTAAACCTTCCAACAGATCATCATTTCACgcataaattgtaataacacaTCGCTGCGCCACTCAtaacattgacaaattgattcaactcaCGATTGAATTACCCTCTgagaaatatttctaataacaaagctaaaaaaatattcttcgcgtacttaatcttattgcaatctcgtaaaaataaaaaataaagcaatattaagataaggtctataattttttatctcctCAATCGAATCAAATAAGACTGACTTATTACTTTGAGACAAGAGTAACAACGCATATAAATTTCAGCTTATGTATTCTTACATTCAGAAGAAAAATTTGCTCGATGTTATACCTAACGCACAATGATTAATCGCTACGCAGTTCGGGATATCAGGAAGATCGAGCGCTCTCTCGTAAGAAAGATTCGCACGCGATGCATTATAATCAACGCATGCACGGAGACTCACAATCAGTAGCCTTTGCTTACGCATAGAACGCAAGTTCTTACGGATCTAATGGATCATTTGGCTATGAGACaagatatttttgatacttGCGAAGCGAGCGGCTCTCTTGCGGGCCTTCgtgatatattttcaaaataaacattcttcaaaagttttttcagatctattattaaatcaagaatattataagaTTCACCACGAATTTTCATTATCTCATCTAAATCGAGAAAATTAATGAGATAGTGTTAAGATCATTTTATTCtggatttaagaatttttccatttaaaaatttaatattccttCCCCAATGATAATTACGATTGTCTCTacatcaatcttattttatgatacatagaAGAGTAATAGCATTGAATCCGGAAATCTTGGAcataagagtaaaaaaaactacattAGAAAGCACtttgtatttacattaaaacCGGTCCTCGTTAAAATTGTTCCGTCAAATCTTTAACATATCcaaatgtaaatttaacataatgcgATTATGCTATTTGAACATTTTGCGTTAgattgatatttaacatttcttagcGTTAAGGTAACACAATTTATGAGCGAATAAACAAatcatatgaaaataaataattttaaaacataaagtctaagataaataaataaaatgaacgTGACAACGTGtttcaaatgttaattttactgaaaaaaataatttcgacaCTTCGTTTCCGAACTTTGTCGAAGCGTTACAGTTCtcgtgttaattttttacacaatgTTACTTTCTAACACATTCGCATCCCGCGTTAAATTAACCCAAAAATTTGAGCGGACCGTTTGGGACATTTGATGcgtattaatattaacacaaattttccaactgtgtaaaattactaaattacgTATtactaacataatataaaagcaTGTAACAGAGTGGTTACAAACACATTATCTCGACTCCTGTTTTTCTCCTACTTTTGCGGCGTAAATGCCGGAGTTAGCTTattccacaaataaatttttaagcatctttttctcagtgcacgTCCAATTTGCTCAAAACTTGCTCGTCTCGTCTCCGGACGAGCCTCTCAACCATCCCCTCTCTCgtttccccccttttttttcctcgccCTCTCGGCGCGACGCTCGGCGCTCTCGGTCCATCTGACAGAAACGTCAAGATCACCTGATTTTGACATTGCCGTCCGACGCCGACTGTCCCGCGTGCGCGCCAAGACGATTGCCCGGCCGGGGGAGTTTAATTAATGGAAAATTAATGCGCGCCGACGCGCGGGGAGTATTTTTTTCTCCGTTTTCTTCCCTCTTTTCTTTCGTCAGTGCGAATTGCAAGGGGAGTAGGAATACACTTACTCTTCAGCGAGTCCGCGGCGGTAGCCGGCGCGAGCGTGATGTTCTTGGTGTCGAAGAACGGCCTGACCAGCTCGCAGTCGACGACGGTGGGCTCGGTGCCGTTGGACGTCGCCCTCAGCCGGTGCGATCTCGCGTGCACGATCGAGCACACGCACTGGCACCAGACGAGAATCGCGAGCAGGACCACGGGCGCGGGGAGCCCGCGAAAGGCCGCTCGCGGTGTTATTTTCATTTCGGCAAAATGGACGCGACGAACGAgggtaagagagagagagagagagagagagagagagagagagagaagggaataCCCGCAGGGGGAGGGGGACCTGCGAGGGAAATCCGCGCGCGTGAGATTCTCGTGAAAATCGTCTCTCCCCCTTTCAACTCGATCGCGATAGCGACAGCCTGCACTCTCGCGCTCTTTCTCCACCGCTTCTTCTTCCTTTACAAATTCGTTTCTGGCGGAGTCATCCACCGTATCGGAACGCGGTGATCGTCTGTCGTGTGGCGGACGCGTCGTCAGACAGCACGACGGCGGCAACGACGGAAGCGAGCGGCGGCGGTGCTGCGGGCACTCGGGGCATGCGGCGCGAACATTTGGTGAGTTCCGCGAGCCCCGAAGAGGAGAAAAACGAGAAAGAccaagggagagagagagagagagagaggagagacgaaaagaaaggagagaagaataagggagagagaaagagagacaggtCAGAGACGGCGATCAGCAATGCGTCCAGGCGATCACGTATATCCAGCGGTGCTCCCGGCACATGCACGCTGGGCCACTCGGCTCGTATCACCGTTCGAAACGCACATAGGTACTCTTatgtgtcgcgcgcgcgcgtatgtgtgtgtacgtgaACGCACGcgttgtgtgtgtatatataaatatatatatatatatacgtgtgcaTATGTGTACACGTGCGACGCGACACGCACCGTGTCCACGTACGGCTGCACCGCGAACGCGACGCGAGACGGGAGCGAAGCGAACGCGCGTCGAAACAACTCCCACGAACGATCAGATGCGACTGAAGCGCCTGACTGATATGCCCTATGATATTCGAATCGAACGAACTCACCAGATAGCGCCCGGAGTCATCTAGCCCTCTACAGTCGATTCCGTAGAACTACGTAGTGCGTTTCTTGCAAGTGGCCGTCGTTGGAAGATTCCTTTTCTCCCTCAAATGATAATTGTATTGTTGTTCATCTTGTCGATCGATAATGCATTTATCTGCAAACCATATTGTTGTTTGATAACGCCACTCGTTAATAAATTGATACACGTCATATTGGAAATTTGAAATActgtgaaaattttaattattgttaaaaaaggCAAACAATCTGTTTGTGaatgaatatattttgtatattacgtGTATatcttaacatttatattttgcaaatttttaaacatattttgcaATTTCGTATTAAATCTGCATTAATAATACGAAATACTTGACTTGTTGATAAATGGAAATAACTTTCTATACCTACATCATTTCAATCAGGAtgtgtatatttcaaaattgtctACACAAGTTTTTTTACggtttttttaacgtaaacaaTACGTGATGTTTACACAAACTTTTTTCATGTGGACAAtacaaatgcaaaatatgtaataaactattgtaaattggataatagaaaacacaatacagaaaaaagtaattgagttttaaaattgttaatatatgattttaataataaaaatatatattaaaaattaaaaaattaaaattatatttcaaattttcattACATCACTCTTATGATTCATAGgttatatattttggaaaattatattatgcaaaatttaaagaatttttcaaaaattttaagaaacattatacttaatatttttaaaatttttagaattttagatTCGGGATTTAGAAATATGAAACTTTAATTGTGGCGTCTAATATATTAATCTTCTTgaaattgaacaaaataataagcttttttaattttttgggcGAAACAATTTCAATAGTATAATACTGAGATAAaaagtgttattattttattgtataaaaatacagaatgcatttcaaagtataaaaaaaaatgttaacttctGCAGTAAATAATGTCCTCGtgctaaaatttaaataaaagtgattAATCTTCTGGTCTGATTCACCTGCCACACATTCAACATTTCGTATTCCTCGATGCACTTGTACACCGGGTCAGGTTTAAAGCCTTTGCTCGTACATCGCTCCAGAATGTCCGATACTTTGACGGTTTTTTTATCACCAGCAAGTTCTCGTATCAGTTGGAAAATTCTATTGGTCGGATTCTGTTGCGCGTTGTTGGTGTGTTGTTCGGAGTAATTGATCGAATGTTTAGACATTTCCACTAATCTGTTTGCTTCTGCTATATCACGCTCATCAACTACATTCGATAATCGCAATCGTGCTAATGCCGTCGACAACCGAAGGATAGCCAGTAAATTACGAGCGGAAGTAAACGTCTTGTCGTGACTGTTACGTGCTTCTTTCCGCATTTCCACATAAGAATCTACAAAAGTAATATTTCGAATAATTACATATTCGCCATATAAATTTAGTTCAATGcacaatgtaataataaataatattacttatacTATTATAAgctttatatcatattttataatatgtattagagaatatgtattttgtaatatgtattataaataaaaaaatttaaaattataatatgtaatataatcatgtgtataatacaattataatatgaattgtatatatacatacccACAACATATTCTGTTAATTCTTCTGGTATAACAGGTTCTATCTTCTTACACATGTTTATGTATCTCCTTATCAATTTCATATCTATAGCTTCAGTTTCTGTCGGAGGTTGCGAGCAATGTTGGTGAACGTATGTGATATGTTGCGCAAGTCTATAAAAGAATattgtattcatataaaaatataataaaatataaaattagaaagagaaaattgtatttaaattaataagagaGATATGGCTGAAAAACACAACattgaaagtaatattaaaaatataagcaaaTATATTACTATTAGTATTGTAAACTTACTTAAGATCATTGCTTCGATCTGCACGATCTTGAATAAGCCACAATAAGTCAAAACGCGACAGCAATGCGGCAGGCAACTGAATGTTCTGTTCGATCGTTCTGTGTGGATTATATCTGCCGTATGCCGGATTGGCGGCGGCTAATATCGAGACTCTAGCGTTCAAACGAGCCATTATGCCAGCTTTGGCAATAGATATGGTCTGTTGCTCCATCACTTCGTGAATCGCCGTTCTATCTGCATCTGCCATTTTATCAAACTCGTCGATGCAACAAACCCCTTGATCCGCCAGTACCAAAGCTCCACCCTCCAACACCATTTGACCCGTTAAAGGATCCTTCATGATGGCAGCGGTCAAACCCACGCCGGATGATCCTCGTCCAGTGGTATACTGAGATCTCGAGGCTAATCGCGTAATATAGGATAATAATTGCGACTTTGCCACACCAGGATCTCCCATCaagcaaatattaatattgcctAAAAGCAAAAGTTATTACCTTGATGTATCTATCAGTATTTTGATATTAGAgataaatacacaaaataaataaatattatagtattagaatgtttatttaaatgtggtaaaaaaaattctgcttttaaaaaaattttatttaaaattacaaataaaattagaaaatgttttaatgtaattttacacacaataataaaattattttatcatacacaCTTTTCAATGTACTTTAATCATGTAAtcacaaagataaaatatttaagtttttttgaatattaacaAGAAGTGAACtaaatatataactaaatatgtAACGATCTGTTTATAATACACGAATCTAACGCAACGAAagtgaaaaattcaaaaaataaaaagaaataactctaatttataataataatgagtaTAGTTATTatgatgaattttatatatatgtgtatatatatatatatatatatatgtgtgtgtgtgtgtgtgtgtgtgtgtgtataatttgTGGACGTGAGCTATGTTTATCGTTAATCAATTGCTGACATTttgcattatcaagaaaaatattacagaaacaattttatcaaaaaaaaggtagaatttaaatttagaaataaaattccaaaaatttccctgaatatcaataaaatccctaattttaagaataagaaGTCCTctgaaaattcaaattttcctgatttttgCCAGTAATAAACACCTTTCCAGGTAGTATCTTTTCAATCACAtcttttctaaattacaaaataatatctttaccTCGAATTTTAATGTCACCCTTCTTTTTGTCTGTTCCTCCAACGAGAAGTAGAAGCAATGCTTTCTTCACATCTTCAAGTCCATAAATTTCTGGGGCCAAAGAATAGGCTAACTTGTCATAAAAATCTTCATTTATCATTAAACCCAATTCTTCTTCAGTCAATTCCGCATTACTATCATCTGTAGTACTCACGTTATTCAGACATACCACTTTctgaaatcaaataaaagataaacATTGCGCCAATGGACCAAGGGTTATTTGATGATTTTAGAAccaatatatttattcttacatGTGCATCCAGATAAGTTTCACTGGAAAGTGTAGGTCCAGCTCTAGCATTAAAACCAGTTTTCAGAAAGGGTAGAAACACACCGGTTATAATAACGTGGTCTCCAGGCAAGCAGGTTCTCGTCGTTTCACCACGACAAAAGATAGTCAACGATCGCGGTATGTGACCAACCGGAACTTGCTCGCTCTGTAAGATACGAATATCAGTAATTTATGAGACAGTGTTTGAATGCTCACGAACTTACATGTTCCTGCAATTTTATCTCTTGAAATTTGATGAACTTTGAGCCCTTTGTCTGCAGGTGTAACCTGCCACCCGATTTGTTTACACGGCATCCGTCGCTTGGACATGTTCGTATTGGCATAAAGCTCAAGGAATGTACCTGTAACAATTGattatgtaacataaaaatattttttaaaatagaaaaacacCCTAAATAGTCACAGCTTGATTTTCAAACTTAATATTTGAAAGTTTAAGTTCTAGTCTTGACCATTTGTAGGACAAAACTATTCACACACATGCGCAATTGCACAGAAAAGCATCCTATAAATCtcattattagatttttttaaatatcaaaaattgtaaaatatattatttgtatacattatatcaaatctgtaaaaaatattagtttttttaccGGTTGGCTCACTTCCGAACCACATTCGTCGCATGTATATGTCGCCACAACTATCATCGGCTTTACTTCAGTTGCTTTAGTAACAATACCTCTAACAGTTACCAATTTTCCAATCTTATCTGCTTTGATGTCTCTTACTGAATATGCCTTTGCATCAGAGAAATCTTTAAAGTAGACTTCACTAAAAGATACATCTGTATGAGCCTAGATTACTCCTACATAGAACtaccaaaaaaattaaaagttttcttaCAAACGGCGCATCAATTCAGGAGCATAATTAGTTTTGACAGTATTTTGAGGCCCATTCTGAGCTCTATTACGTTCTTCCAGTAACATTCGATGTTCTGTATACACATCCAATGGATCTGGAGATAAAACAGGTCTTGTAGGATCTTTGAAGTCTGGCAGCATCTCTTGAACAagctatattaaaaaatttatttaatttctatatgtagttgtaaaataataaattaatatatgcaCTGATTTGCATTCAAAttcatgcaaatatatatatgctaaatataaacttttatatcatttatttgctACAACAtaactaaaaagaaaaacattttttctatttgaatcattaaaactttgtaaatattttaaaaagcaattttgGTATAACAATTTGATCTACTGATTGTAAAAGTGAAAGTATTATTAGCTCTTTATTCAGTGTATTAAATTCTcataaaagttctttttataagcaatttaaaaaaatgttcatttttGAGTTACGTTAATGTagcaattattgtatttataataatttttatacaaacacACATTCAGGACTAAATTAGTGTATCTTCGTGTATTATTAGAAATAGACATGGCCAATTCATCGTCAAACGAGTGCACATCATCCAAATCAATCTCAAAGCTAATTTGTTCCCTGTGTGCTACTTTGGTGAGCACGTTTCTATACTTGAAAACTGTATCATTTGTATCATCATCTTTTGTCACAAATTCCaggaaaaaagattttatttgttctgaaatacattcgccaaacttataatTTCATCactattaaaagtaattaatgtCAATTCAGTCATATAAATAGTAAATGCTTCCGAGAAATTCTGGGAGTACGTAAAATTCTTACCCTTGTCTTTGGTGTAATCCCTTGAAACTTTATTCGCCATTTTTTACGAGTTGTAGTAGACTCCTCGCTTTTAGTAGACTCCCTAAATAGTTTTAGTAGCACTCCCACTCGAAATtcgttaaatatttgttaaaagatCTCTCTCAGCACGAATATTGTGGTTAAATAACGTTCGCCTCGACTTCGCGCGCAAATTAAGAGCATAGATTGTAAAGAACAGAGTTTACAAACTCCTATGCTTTCCTCGATACCAGTGTTTGCAGCGCCATCACTTTCTCATTGATGAGAAACTCTAGAAAAATAAACCGGATGTCCAGCGTGAAGTTTCCGACGATTTGTATTTGTCCGAATTTAAACTAAAGTCCTCAGCGAAATACTGGTACTGAGACTCCTTTCTAGTCTGATACCCAGGACCTCATAGAATTGCATAGAATGCtcatagaagaagaagaataaggACGTcttctataatttaaattcaatgaaagatta
Protein-coding regions in this window:
- the LOC105194882 gene encoding DNA replication licensing factor Mcm7; this encodes MANKVSRDYTKDKEQIKSFFLEFVTKDDDTNDTVFKYRNVLTKVAHREQISFEIDLDDVHSFDDELAMSISNNTRRYTNLVLNLVQEMLPDFKDPTRPVLSPDPLDVYTEHRMLLEERNRAQNGPQNTVKTNYAPELMRRFEVYFKDFSDAKAYSVRDIKADKIGKLVTVRGIVTKATEVKPMIVVATYTCDECGSEVSQPVHSLSFMPIRTCPSDGCRVNKSGGRLHLQTKGSKFIKFQEIKLQEHSEQVPVGHIPRSLTIFCRGETTRTCLPGDHVIITGVFLPFLKTGFNARAGPTLSSETYLDAHKVVCLNNVSTTDDSNAELTEEELGLMINEDFYDKLAYSLAPEIYGLEDVKKALLLLLVGGTDKKKGDIKIRGNINICLMGDPGVAKSQLLSYITRLASRSQYTTGRGSSGVGLTAAIMKDPLTGQMVLEGGALVLADQGVCCIDEFDKMADADRTAIHEVMEQQTISIAKAGIMARLNARVSILAAANPAYGRYNPHRTIEQNIQLPAALLSRFDLLWLIQDRADRSNDLKLAQHITYVHQHCSQPPTETEAIDMKLIRRYINMCKKIEPVIPEELTEYVVDSYVEMRKEARNSHDKTFTSARNLLAILRLSTALARLRLSNVVDERDIAEANRLVEMSKHSINYSEQHTNNAQQNPTNRIFQLIRELAGDKKTVKVSDILERCTSKGFKPDPVYKCIEEYEMLNVWQVNQTRRLITFI